In Microbacterium pumilum, the following proteins share a genomic window:
- a CDS encoding ABC transporter permease: protein MTTATVGAPGSPQRYFHSLWLLSARDLRVRYSTSALGYLWSVLDPLVMSAIYWFVFTQIFDRSAGEQPYIVFLISALLPWGWFNSSVSDFTRAFNKDARLVRSTAIPRSIWVNRIVLSKGIEFIFSIPVLVLFAILGGAQVGWGILLFPVGMLLQVMLLVGLGLLVAPLCVLYTDLERTTALILRALFYASPVIYGIYDLPAALHQVAAFNPLFGIFTLYRVGFFPDQWDGFAVIVAALMSVGFLALGVFTFRRLERPVLKEL from the coding sequence GTGACCACCGCCACTGTCGGCGCTCCGGGTTCTCCGCAGCGCTATTTCCACTCGCTGTGGCTGCTGTCCGCGCGTGATCTCAGGGTGCGGTACTCGACGAGCGCGCTGGGCTATCTGTGGTCGGTGCTCGATCCGCTCGTGATGAGCGCGATCTACTGGTTCGTCTTCACGCAGATCTTCGATCGCAGCGCGGGCGAGCAGCCGTACATCGTCTTCCTGATCAGCGCGCTGCTGCCGTGGGGCTGGTTCAACTCATCCGTCTCCGACTTCACGCGGGCGTTCAACAAGGACGCCCGGCTGGTCCGGTCGACGGCGATTCCCCGATCCATCTGGGTCAACCGGATCGTGCTGAGCAAGGGGATCGAGTTCATCTTCTCGATCCCCGTCCTTGTGCTGTTCGCCATCCTCGGCGGAGCGCAGGTCGGCTGGGGCATCCTGCTCTTTCCCGTGGGCATGCTGCTGCAGGTGATGCTGCTCGTCGGGCTCGGACTGCTCGTGGCGCCGCTGTGCGTGCTCTACACCGACCTCGAGCGCACGACCGCGCTGATCCTGCGCGCCCTCTTCTATGCATCCCCGGTCATCTACGGCATCTACGATCTGCCGGCCGCCCTCCACCAGGTCGCCGCATTCAACCCGCTGTTCGGCATCTTCACGCTGTACCGCGTGGGATTCTTCCCGGATCAGTGGGACGGGTTCGCGGTCATCGTGGCCGCCCTCATGAGCGTGGGCTTCCTGGCGCTCGGGGTCTTCACGTTCCGCCGGCTCGAACGACCCGTCCTCAAGGAGCTGTGA